The Parcubacteria group bacterium ADurb.Bin159 genomic sequence TTCTAAAATTTTATGTTTTTCTCTACTCCCCTTAATTATTTTTATATTTTTTTCAGAAATATTTAAGTAATTAGCTAATATCTTTTTTACTCTTTCGTTAGCCATACCCCTTTCTGGCTTTTCTTTTGTTTTAATTTCAAATTTATCATTTGCTTTTTTTATAATCTCCTCTTCTTTTGATTTTGAGAAAACCGTAACTTTAATTAACATAAAATAATTTTTACTATTATTGTTCTTGTTCTTGGCCCATCAAATTCTGCCAAAAAAATCTGCTGCCATGTTCCTTGAACCAATGAACCGTCTTCAATTAATAAAATTTTTTCTTGACCAATTATACCGGATAAAATATGTGAATCAGCATTGTCGTCAATTTTATTATGGTTAAAATCAAAATTTGAAACAATCTTCTCTAAAAATTTAAGCCAATCCTTTTTTAATCCCTCTTCATTTTCTGTCAAAATAATTCCTGCCGTAGAATGAGGAACAAAAATAATTGCCAAACCGTTTTGAATTTTACTTTGTTTTATTATCTCTTTTATCTTTCCCGTAATATCAACTAATTCGTACCTATCTTTTGTAAAAATATCAATTTTTTCTAATTGCATAAATTTTTAAAAAAATTAAATAATTCTTTTAATCACAACTATATCTTGCCGATTTAGTATCTCTGAAGCTGGAGTTATTTGCACTTTTCCTATGGCTTTGCCATTTTTATCTTTTTCTAATTTTGCCTCAATCATTTTTTTATCTCCTATATACATTAAAACATGGCCAATGCCTTGAGGAAATTCTGGATTATAATGTCCCCATTTTCCTTTAATAAAGATCAAATCACCTATTTCCAACTCCTCCTTTTTATAATCTATTGTTTTACCAAAATGCGCTTGTGCTAAAGCTGTTCTGGGTAAATTAATGCCTATTTTTTTATAAAGATATTGAACAAAGCTTGAACAATCAAAGCATTTCGGCGCTTCGCTTGCTTTAGCCCCATATTTATAAGGTTTGCCTATATTTTTTAAAGCAAAATGGACTAATCTTTTTTGTTGTTTGATTTTTTTCTCATTAATTTTCATATTTTTTATGCCCTCAAATTAAATAATCGCTTAGCATTGTCATCAATATTTTTTTCTGTATTTCTAAAAGATAAATTTTTAATTTGGGAAATTTTTTCTACTACCAACCGTACATAATGCGGTTCATTGCGTTTTCCCCGATAAGGTTCTGGAGTCAAAAATGGACAATCTGTTTCCGCTAAAATTTTAGATAAAGGCATCTTTTTTATTGTTTCTAAAACATCTTTATCGGCATTTTCAAAAGTAATAACGCCGGTAAAGCCAATATAAAAACCTAAATTAAGAAATTCTTGGGCAATATCAAAATCAGCAGAAAAACAATGAATTTCTCCTTGGGGCAAATTTTTGTATTTCTTTAATATTTCAAGTATTTTCAAATAAGCGTCTTTTGGTTTATCCTTACTACCGCGACAATGCAGAATAACGGGCAAATTGAATTTTTTAGCCATATCAAGATGCGCCAAAAAAACTTCTTTTTGATATTTTATGTCCTCATTTTTTGAATGATAAAAATCCAATCCTGTTTCTCCAATGGCTTTAATGTATTTTTTGTTTTTTTCAATCAGTAAATAATATTTTGGGGAATAAAAGTTAGATGATTGTTTGTGAGAATGGATATGAATGGGATGAAGACCAACGGCTGCCCAACAATTTTTATATCTTTGGGCGATATTAATAGCTTTTTGGCTCGTGGCAAAATTAGAACCAATATTAATGATTCCGGAAAGACCTTCTCCAAAACTCCGTCTTATAACTTCTTCCTCATCTTGCTCAAAAGCCTTAAAATTTAAATGTGAATGAACATCAAACATAAAAAATTTAAATCCCAAAAATCAAATACGCCAAAGGTCAAATGTATTTTCTTCCTTTTAATTTATCGGGCAGGTATTCTTGTTTTTCTTTATAATTATAATTTGGACTATATTTATATCCTTTGCCATATCCTAAATCTTTCATCAATTTTGTCGGAGCATTACGGATGTGTAAAGGCACGAGTAAATTGCCATATTTTCTGACATCTTCTGCTGCTTTCGTATAAGCTGCATATATTTTATTTGATTTTTTACATTTAGCCAAATAAACAACTGCTTGTGCTAAAATAACATCGCTTTCCGGCATACCCAAAAAATAACATGCCTGATAAGCAGCGACTGATTGTTCTAAAGCGCGAGAATTAGCCAATCCCACATCTTCGCAAGCAAAACGAATTAAACGGCGAGCAATATATAAAGGGTCTTCTCCTGCTTCTATCATTCGAGCTAACCAATATAAGGCAGCATTAGCGTCAGAACCACGCAAGGATTTATGCAAAGCAGAAATTATATTGTAATGTTCTTCTCCATTTTTATCGTAGAATAAATAAGATTTTTGCAAAGCATCTTTTATAACATCTAAAGTAATATTTTCTGATACTGAAACAGCATATTCAAGAATATTTAAAGCCACTCTAGCATCGCCATTGCTTACCTCGGCAATGGTTTCTATTATTTTATCATTTATTTTAATATTCAAATTACCTAAACCATTTTCTTTGTCCTTTATGGCTCTTTTTATAATTTTTATAAGATGGGATTTAGCCAACGGTTTTAAGACAAAAATATGGCAACGGGAAAGTAAAGGACTAACGACTTCAAAACTGGGATTTTCTGTAGTCGCCCCAATAAGTGTAATCACCCCTTCTTCAATTAAGGGCAATAAGGCATCTTGTTGCGATTTATTCCAACGATGAATTTCGTCAATAAAAAGTATAGTTTTTTTATTTTTCTCTTTTGCTTCTTTGGCTTTTTTAATAATAGCCCGCAAATCTTTTAAACCGCTAGAAACAGCGCTTATTTGCTCAAATTCCGATTTAGTTTGTTGGGCAATAATATAAGCCAAAGTAGTTTTTCCGCTTCCCGGCGGTCCCCAAAAAATCATTGAAGGGACCTCATCTTTTTCAATGGCTTTTCTCAATAATTTTTCCGGTCCAACAATTTCTTCTTGACCAAAAAAATCCAAAAGAGATTTTGGCCTCATTCTATCGGCTAATGGCCTAATTTTATCTTTTAAAATCATAAAACTTATTCTTTTATTGTAATAAATTGTTAAATTTTAGCAAGATAATCTTTAAATTCTAAATTTAAAAGAGAGTGTCGCAAACCAACACTCTCTTTGTTTTATAAAATTTTCAATATATCTTTTATATTCTCGATTTCACTGACATATTTATTATATAAGCCAGTGTCTAATTCCGCATTTCCCCAATCCCATCCCTGACTAAAAGAAGAGATATAAATCGCCTTAATGGGTACTTTAAGGGCTTCTCCAATATCTATTTTCAGAGAATCTCCAACCATCCATATTTCTTTAAATATTTTAGCCAGATCACTCAGTTTTTTCCCTTTATCACTAACAGACGAAACTATCTCGATAGCATCAAAATATCCTTCTAATTTCGTGTAATTTATTTTTTGCCTTTGGAGTTTTTCGTCTCCTAAAGTTAGAAGGACTAAATGGTGCCCTTTTTGGCGAAGCACTTTTAGCACTTGTTTCGCTCCTTTTACAGGGATAAAAGGTGGGTCAGCAAATTGCTTGGCGGCTTTAAATACTTTTTTTTCCACCATTTTATCTGGTCTTAAACCGCATTGCCTACAAATTTCCTGATAAGTTTCTACCCAACTCTTTGGAAAACGGTCAACCGAAAAACCATATTTTTCTATATTCAATTTATCCAGGGCATTATATCTTTTCAATATTTCAGATGGATACGGACACCTGATTCCCAAATTTGACGAAATAACTTCTAAACACCGCACTATAGCGAGATGATACTTGTACTGATTATACCAAAGAGTATCATCACCGTCAAAAGCTACACAACTCTGCTTGCTCATTCGATTCCTCCTTTTTTGCTTTTTTTAAATTTTAAATTTTAAATAATTATTTTTATTTAATAATAACTAAAAATTGAATTTTGTCAAATGAAATTTCATCTTATTTCTAATACGAAAGTGCATTTAATGAAATATATATTGGAGCTTCTAGATTTAATAAAACATAAAAAAAGTGTTAGCCCAGCGTCTTTCGAGTGTAGAGGGTTGACAAATTAAATTTTTATGAAATAATAAAAACATTAATATACATTAATATATATCTATTTCTTTACAATTAAACAAATTAACAAAAGGAGGAAAAAAATGAATCTTCTAAAATTGTTGATTATACTTTGGTTAATCGAAATAATCCTGTTAATAGTAGCTATTTTGATTTATGAATTAATTCGTTGGTATAAAAGATCTAGATTGAAAAAAATGCTTCTCAAAATTCTCAATGGGGAAATTCTTCTGAAATACGCTAAAAAAATGAATTTTTATTGGCGTCGAACCCTTCAATTAAAAAAATTGAAAAAAATGCTTCTCGAAATTCCCGGCGGGGAGATTATTCTGAAATACGCCAATACATTAAAGATAAAAATGGAAATAAATAATGAGAATGAGAAGATATGGGAAATTGGAATAAAAAGAAAAGTTGTTTTTGCTCCTCTTAAAGCAGTAGAAAAAAATAAGAGGAGTGACGTAAATAATCCCTTATTTGGTTTGGTCCATGAAATAGGTCATCTGGAATACTCTTTTTTTCCTATTGATATTGCCAATCCGTTTATTTGTCCTAAGTTTCAAGGAAAATGTATTATCGAGGAGTGGGAAGCATGGCTGCGGGGATGGAATATAATCCGCCGCCTGCAAATTCCCGCTGAACCTAAAAAATATTGGAGGTACGTTGTAAAACAATTAAGTAGCTATTATCAAGATAAGACGCTTCTTGATTGTTTTGAATTCTGCATATTAACAAAAAATTATGCTCAAACAATGATTTCTATGGGGGTTCATCCACCGGTGATTCATCCGTCAAATAAAAATATTAACAATTAACGTGGCGCTAAACGCCACGTTTTTATATGTAAAAATTCATTACCATATAATTTTTATTTGACAAAATTTATTATTTTCTTAAAATTAAAATACTCTCAAAATAACGTTCTTTCAATTATAATAATTAACCAATAATTTTTAAGGAGGTAAAAAATGGCAGATTTATTATTTAAGAAAGGAAGTTTTAAAATTTTGTCTGACGACCTTTCTAAATTGTCAGCCAAAGAAATGAACGCTCTTATTAAAGAAATAGCTGCTTTGTCTCATGATCCATCTGAAATGACCAATTCAAGACATAATTGGTATACGTATCGTCTTGGGGGGCTACAAACAAATCTTCCTGAATACGTGGGATTTTTACTCTTAAAGGCTAATCAGTTATTTATGATCACCCCCAAGGCGCATAGTTTACTAATTTCGGGTAATGCTGAAATCTTTAATAAAGGGTACTCAAAAGCACATTCCCAATGTCTTCCTGCCTTCTGTATACTGGACCCTATAATGAAAGACTTACACAAAGATAATCCGATTCTTTTCCCTCTTAAAGAAAAGAAAAAAAGTAATGTTCTTCCAATTTTTCCCTACCACTTCAAGTTAGAGAGAAATCCTAGATTGAACCACAAAGAAATGGTAATCCACAGAGCGATGACTGTAATGTTTGAAAATGTTTCTCTCGGATTTATCTACGAAAGTCTCGGGGGAGGAAATGGGGATGAAAAAATTAGTTATTGTACGCAACAATCAACGCGCTATGTTGATTATTGCTACACTCCCCTGCGGTTTATTCCCCCTTATAACGATGATTTTGATTTCCATCAAAAAATCAAATTTAATATTAAGGGGAAAGAAGAGGCTTTAACGCCTCAAGAATTCACTGATGCTCTGGAAGCCTGGTATCAAGCCCTACGTCAGCAAGGCCTTACTCCTCAAGAAGTAAGGCAATGGCTCCCTTTGGGTCTCGAAGCGCCAGCGCCAGTTATTCAAACTTCTAATTTAGCAGAATGGCACCATTGGTTC encodes the following:
- a CDS encoding FAD-dependent thymidylate synthase; amino-acid sequence: MADLLFKKGSFKILSDDLSKLSAKEMNALIKEIAALSHDPSEMTNSRHNWYTYRLGGLQTNLPEYVGFLLLKANQLFMITPKAHSLLISGNAEIFNKGYSKAHSQCLPAFCILDPIMKDLHKDNPILFPLKEKKKSNVLPIFPYHFKLERNPRLNHKEMVIHRAMTVMFENVSLGFIYESLGGGNGDEKISYCTQQSTRYVDYCYTPLRFIPPYNDDFDFHQKIKFNIKGKEEALTPQEFTDALEAWYQALRQQGLTPQEVRQWLPLGLEAPAPVIQTSNLAEWHHWFCLHTSKATHPEIRFVANSLLKEVQKRIPVIFDNCHLI
- the iap gene encoding putative endopeptidase p60 precursor — protein: MKINEKKIKQQKRLVHFALKNIGKPYKYGAKASEAPKCFDCSSFVQYLYKKIGINLPRTALAQAHFGKTIDYKKEELEIGDLIFIKGKWGHYNPEFPQGIGHVLMYIGDKKMIEAKLEKDKNGKAIGKVQITPASEILNRQDIVVIKRII
- the tatD gene encoding Tat-linked quality control protein TatD codes for the protein MFDVHSHLNFKAFEQDEEEVIRRSFGEGLSGIINIGSNFATSQKAINIAQRYKNCWAAVGLHPIHIHSHKQSSNFYSPKYYLLIEKNKKYIKAIGETGLDFYHSKNEDIKYQKEVFLAHLDMAKKFNLPVILHCRGSKDKPKDAYLKILEILKKYKNLPQGEIHCFSADFDIAQEFLNLGFYIGFTGVITFENADKDVLETIKKMPLSKILAETDCPFLTPEPYRGKRNEPHYVRLVVEKISQIKNLSFRNTEKNIDDNAKRLFNLRA
- the rarA gene encoding Replication-associated recombination protein A, whose protein sequence is MILKDKIRPLADRMRPKSLLDFFGQEEIVGPEKLLRKAIEKDEVPSMIFWGPPGSGKTTLAYIIAQQTKSEFEQISAVSSGLKDLRAIIKKAKEAKEKNKKTILFIDEIHRWNKSQQDALLPLIEEGVITLIGATTENPSFEVVSPLLSRCHIFVLKPLAKSHLIKIIKRAIKDKENGLGNLNIKINDKIIETIAEVSNGDARVALNILEYAVSVSENITLDVIKDALQKSYLFYDKNGEEHYNIISALHKSLRGSDANAALYWLARMIEAGEDPLYIARRLIRFACEDVGLANSRALEQSVAAYQACYFLGMPESDVILAQAVVYLAKCKKSNKIYAAYTKAAEDVRKYGNLLVPLHIRNAPTKLMKDLGYGKGYKYSPNYNYKEKQEYLPDKLKGRKYI